In one bacterium genomic region, the following are encoded:
- the ltrA gene encoding group II intron reverse transcriptase/maturase yields the protein MSGQLELAFMAKGEARRGERSEEASTAARGNERSGASGLLEAVLSRANLQAALKRVRRNKGGPGIDGMTVDELPDYLRDEWPRLREDILSETYRPSPVKRQAIPKSGGGTRELGIPTVLDRFIQQALLQVLQPQFDPSFSEHSYGFRPKRRAHDAIVAAQRYVQEGRRIVVDVDLEKFFDRVNHDVLMGRLAKRIEDARVLRLIRRYLEAGLMSDGVATERHEGTPQGGPLSPLLANALLDEVDKELEKRGHAFIRYADDCNVYVRSQRAGERVMRLLRRLFADLRLRVNDAKSAVDAATKRKILGYSFWIGPGRTVKRRVAGKALATMKDRVREITRRSGGRSIERVARDLRSYLVGWKAYFQLADTPGVFRELDEWIRHRLRALHLKHWRRGKTTYRELRARGATPTVAATVAANTKRWWKNSAMYLHMVLTIRYFDQLGVPRLAA from the coding sequence ATGTCCGGGCAACTGGAGCTCGCGTTCATGGCGAAGGGTGAAGCCCGACGCGGGGAGCGCAGCGAGGAAGCTTCGACGGCGGCGCGCGGAAACGAGCGCTCGGGAGCGAGCGGTCTGCTGGAGGCGGTGTTGAGCCGCGCGAACCTTCAGGCCGCGCTGAAGCGGGTGCGCCGGAACAAGGGCGGCCCCGGCATCGACGGGATGACGGTGGATGAACTGCCGGATTACCTGCGGGATGAATGGCCGCGCCTCCGAGAAGACATTCTCTCGGAGACGTACCGTCCCTCGCCGGTGAAGCGGCAGGCGATTCCCAAGAGCGGCGGCGGGACGCGCGAACTCGGCATCCCGACGGTGCTCGACCGTTTCATCCAGCAGGCCCTTTTGCAGGTCCTGCAACCTCAATTCGATCCGAGCTTTTCGGAGCACAGCTACGGCTTCCGGCCGAAACGCCGGGCGCACGACGCGATCGTCGCGGCGCAGCGTTACGTTCAGGAAGGCCGCCGCATCGTGGTGGACGTGGACCTGGAGAAATTCTTCGACCGCGTGAACCATGACGTGCTGATGGGACGGCTCGCGAAACGGATCGAGGACGCTCGTGTGCTGAGGCTGATCCGCCGCTATCTCGAAGCCGGCCTGATGTCGGACGGGGTGGCGACGGAGCGGCACGAGGGGACGCCGCAGGGCGGTCCCTTGTCGCCGCTGCTCGCGAACGCGCTGCTGGACGAAGTGGATAAGGAGCTTGAGAAACGCGGTCACGCTTTCATCCGCTACGCCGACGACTGCAATGTTTACGTTCGGTCGCAGCGAGCGGGGGAGCGCGTCATGAGGCTGCTTCGGCGGCTCTTCGCGGACCTTCGGCTCCGCGTCAACGATGCCAAGAGCGCGGTGGACGCGGCGACGAAGCGGAAGATTCTGGGCTACTCCTTCTGGATCGGTCCGGGTCGGACGGTGAAACGCCGCGTGGCGGGCAAGGCTCTTGCGACGATGAAGGACCGGGTGCGGGAAATCACGAGACGCAGCGGGGGGCGGAGCATTGAGCGGGTCGCCAGGGACTTACGGAGCTACCTCGTTGGATGGAAGGCGTATTTCCAACTGGCGGACACGCCCGGAGTCTTCCGCGAACTCGACGAGTGGATTCGTCACCGGTTGCGGGCACTCCACCTGAAACATTGGAGACGCGGCAAAACGACGTACCGCGAGCTGCGCGCGCGAGGCGCGACGCCGACGGTGGCGGCGACGGTCGCGGCGAACACCAAGCGATGGTGGAAGAACTCGGCGATGTATCTCCACATGGTCCTGACCATCCGCTACTTCGACCAGTTGGGAGTCCCCCGGCTGGCCGCGTGA